The DNA window TCAAATTGCAAGAAAGTTTTTTGATCTACAAGACATGTTAGGGTTTGATAAAGCAAGCAAAACCATCGATTGGCTCTTCACAAAATCAAAGGCAGCAATAAAGGAACTAACAGACAGTCTTCCTAAAGTGAAGAGAAGTAGTAACACGAGTGGTGGCAGAAGTGTTTCTGCTACTTCAGATCAGAGTGAAGTTATGTCAGAAATCAAACTGACAATGGATAATAATAGAGACAAGAGAGTTATGGGATCGGAGAATGACTCAGTTGTAAGCATTAGTAGACAAAAAACATGTGAAAACTCAAATGCTAAGCCAGTTTTTGATTATCTTTCTGCAAGAGAATCCAGAGATAAGGCAAGAGAAAGAGCCAGAGAAAGAACAAAAGAGAAACTGAAGAACAAACTTCTTGACCAATCAACAAATTGTTGCTCTCATtcaaaccctaaaaaattacaGCAGCCGGGCCCCTCTAGCTCTCTTGAAAATGGTgatcaagaagaagaagaagaagatcaagAACCTAACGGTTATAACTTTCAGCTGCCACATCAAACGGGTTCCATAAGCATCGTTGACAAGTTCTTGGATCTTTCTCGAAATGCTGTAATTTCAAGTGGTCCTGGTTTCGAGGATCATGAATTTGCAGGGTTTCATGCAAATTGGGACAGAGCACTCAACATGAAGCATTCATCAGCAGGTAATTATTCTCATGTACAAAACCCTAATGCAATTTTCATGGCAACCTCGTCGTCAAATGCCCTAGAACAGAACCTTAATTCAGTGTTTATGGCTACTTTAGACAAACAAGAAGAAAACCCTAATTCAGTTTTTATGAACTTCTCAAATGTCAATAACAATTATGGCAGCTTGTATTAGAGTAACTAAAAtctttaatttatcataaaaggaTTCAGATTCAAGCCCTAAAATCACTGTGTGAATCCAAGCAGGTGAGCCCTTGTAACTTCTAAACTAAGTTAACTGCTATATAATTCAAGGCTGCATTATATTAATATCCATACAGAATTCTTAAAAATGAAGCACAATTTTATTGgttatttgattatttgtttCAAAGAATCCGTTTATCCATTGCTCAGAaggttcctttttttttttgtcaaagatggtAATCGACTTTTAaagtctcaattgttagttgttagttaccgaggcgtggttcgaacccacaacctctcgaTGCACTAAGAGACGCCTTAGCCATTTAAGATAGACAACAAGCAATATAGTTTACATTTAAAGGAGGTCTATTTCCTAGTTCACACTAggcaaatatatttttatatacccaCAACTGTGCTTTGTTTGTCAAATATATCACGATTTTAAAATCGTGCCAATTTGATCCATCATGTGATCGACTTACGCCCAATATACTCATAGCTCCTTTGGAGCTTGAATTAAATCTacaaataacaatataaatCATCCCAAAATGATGATGTTTTGATGCTCTATTGGAGTTGTAGGTATATTTGGCACATATCGATAAGTGATGGATTAAACTGgcacaatttttaaaatcgtgGTATATTTGGCCAATAAACCATAATTATAGATATAGAAGAACATTTTGCCTTCAGAAATGTCATCTAAGGTTTGTAATCCACTGATGGAGATAACAAAGCTATCAAATAGTTTGATGGTCATCTTAAACATAGGATAAGTATTATTAAAGATCACGAAAAATATGGTActtttcatatatttaattgCAGAAATGACTCTTCATTATCGATATCTAGGCATAGTGAGCTAGGATCTAATTACACACTTCTCTAACAAAAAATAaggaattttatttaaaaatttacaatatcagttaatttttcattttaatttttgttgggATTATGGTTACATTTTTGTTCTATTGCCTCTTTTGACATTGCCTTAAAAATATCATATCGCTGCGTACTTTCTTCTAGCTATTTGTTCATGTGAAAAAATTATCTCCTGCAACCACTATGTGCAGAAAAGAAGTCCCTACTTCCAATTTTTTGTACGATTGATCTTTATTTGTATGATTTTAgggtatatttttttattatgtatcAAAACGGATGTATAATTCTTATATTGTAGAGCTAAAAATGTTTTCCAAGAGATAAGTTTAGGCTTTAAAGTCTTGAAGAAAATAGTTACAGATCTTGTATGTACCAGAGGGGAGTGACTCTGGAAGAATAATGAATCAAAGAATTTATGGTAAAGGCAAGATACGCTTGGACTAGAAAAACCCGTGCTCGAAAacataatatgtatatatatataaatgttttccGAGAGATAAGTTTAGGCTTTAAAGTCTTGAAGAAATTAGTTACAGATCTTGCATGTACTGGAGGAGAGTAACTTTGGAAGAATAACGAATCAAAGAATTTGTGGTAAAGACAAGATACGCTTGGACTAGAAAATCCCGTGCTCgaaaacataatatatatatatatatatatatatatatatatatatatatatatatatatatatatatatatatatatatatatatatatatatgtgattTTTGTGAAAAGTATCAATAAACTAGACCCATGCTTCGGGTTCATGCCATAAATAAAGAAGTTAAAACTGGTACACAATTTCCCTTGCGAAGGTGTAATTATATATTTGTTGTTAATTAATCGGGAAAATGTATAAGTTGAGTCGTTTTCTGGACAGAATTTATTTCGCGTCTACCTTTTCCATCAGGAGATCAGCAATGAAATTGTCAATCGGGAAAGAAATTTCCTTCCGGGTTATTCTagacaaataatatttttcggaGTCTcatcaaataatttgttttccAACAGAATGTTGTccaacgcttataccatttgatacataaataataatgCGTAAATTCTAGTAGTGTTAACATCAAAACaagtaaaaatttgaaattaaacaaaataatgtTAAATGAGCAATAGGAGCTAGCTATTTAGAGTAACTTTTGTTTCAGGAAAGTGCTCAAcagactataaaaataatttaaaatatccaGACAGATGGTGTTGGAGAAATAGGTAGCAGAATTTGTAGTAGTACTAGCAACGCTACTATGTTATTAGCCGTTTTAAGACATAAACTTCAGTTATCTCATCTTTATGGCGACTTCTACTAATTTACTAGAATAACATACCACTTGCTCCCAcagaaaatttgatatttttttctttttatgtttgAGAGTATGCACCTAAAGTAAATTGTTAATAtagaaatttaatcaaattgttAATATAGATATTATATAGTAGTatcatctatatatatatagtgttagTCAATTAAGTTAaataaccaaattaaaaaaaattacttcagtcctaaaattatatgtttaatacatctaaataaaaattatattattatgaaatttaatgaaGTTTATGACttctcttaaatttttattatttgaattttttaaaaagataattttattatttttaaaagtaaattaattaaaaagattaaaaatattatttatgaaatttaaaaataaaaagtgaaaattaaataaagtaaatatattaaatcaaaaatatttcttagggactaaatttaaatttaattttttttagttaagtcTTTTAATTCAATTGACTAATACCAAAAATGGACGGAAGGATTAAACtgttaatagaaataaaaatgatagattatattatttgattttcaaatacgaaaaattaaaatgtgaattacGACATGTACGGAGACTTAATAATAATTTGCTCatattatattatgtaaaagaaGAGTAATTTGGATAAGCCCATTGCGTGATTGGATTGCATTGCAGTATTAGGTGCATACTCTCAGACTATATACATATAGATGATACTACTGTATAATATCATAAACTACGGTGACATAGCTGTAAATTACTGTGttaaaataaatgttaattAAATTGACTCGTTCAGATATATACTACTGTTAATTATGTAACTTCTTCtcttctaaaaataataatataataatataacttatttttttgaatGGTTGTTGAGAAATCTAAATTCATAAGGCTCTagaaattaatgattattaGTTATGAACAATAGATTGTGAGTGAATCTTCTAGGGTTTGGGTTTGGTCTGTACTGTGACGAGGTGTGTTAGGTAAAAGGAAACACcgactttaaaattattactgTACAGATGTTTCTTTTACTCAAATAGGATCAACAGATTCTTGCATTTAGAGGTTTGCAATATCCGCATaataaccgaattaaccaaccGAATCAAACTGATGCTGTAATTTAATTCGGTTTTTGGTTAATTCGATTTGGCCATAGCTAATAATTTTGAGTTTTGGTTAATTCAACTTGATTCAAATCAGTACGAAATTTCCGAATTAACCAAAccaaccgaattaaccaaattaCATAATTAGAGTCGCTccagtaatcatgccaaataagTAGTTCAATGTCAATTTACAGGTTTAGGGCATGAACTTGCTTAACCTGCTTCGCAATTTAAAAATGCTTTTCAAACTTTGGtgaaaaaactttatttttcttaactgcAATAgcataaaaacccttaaaatataacttaatttcaaatttaaatagttTGTTATGCTATTGAAGAGGGACCTAAGTACACAACTAGACTTGGCTGCCTGCTGATCAGTATGAAACTGCAGCTACAGAATTTGACAAGAAAGTAACAACATTTAAGGTAAAGTTTAATTGATAATATGAAATCTTACACCACAGCAACCTTATTAATTACATATAGCACGCCTCAACTCCATTTTCAGGACCTCAAACGCGCACGAATACAGTAAGCATTCTATGAGTAATTGCATACAACCACCGTCCCGTAACCTCTTGTTACATACCCTGGACAACAAGCAAAAGAAAGCAAGCAAACAGCAAACTCGTATTTACATG is part of the Mercurialis annua linkage group LG3, ddMerAnnu1.2, whole genome shotgun sequence genome and encodes:
- the LOC126674617 gene encoding transcription factor TCP12-like; translation: MYGYNPFLDTHQNPSELLENPSSSPFYNFSSPFVDDGDLLLNEFLTHHHHNQQHRELETLMSRNLDLAVETFGNQELNPPADSKKATARINGKKTGSKPAVPRKRTGKKDRHSKIYTAQGPRDRRMRLSLQIARKFFDLQDMLGFDKASKTIDWLFTKSKAAIKELTDSLPKVKRSSNTSGGRSVSATSDQSEVMSEIKLTMDNNRDKRVMGSENDSVVSISRQKTCENSNAKPVFDYLSARESRDKARERARERTKEKLKNKLLDQSTNCCSHSNPKKLQQPGPSSSLENGDQEEEEEDQEPNGYNFQLPHQTGSISIVDKFLDLSRNAVISSGPGFEDHEFAGFHANWDRALNMKHSSAGNYSHVQNPNAIFMATSSSNALEQNLNSVFMATLDKQEENPNSVFMNFSNVNNNYGSLY